A genomic segment from Paenibacillus sp. encodes:
- a CDS encoding response regulator: protein MPKALLVDDSAFMRMMIKDVLTQEGFDITEAENGVEAVALCKLIDFDFITLDITMPDMDGIAALEEIRHVNSRAYIVMMSAMGQQFFIKKALTCGANDFLIKPFTKETLRSYVRKVQFP, encoded by the coding sequence ATGCCGAAAGCTCTGCTCGTCGACGACTCCGCCTTTATGCGCATGATGATCAAAGACGTCTTGACTCAGGAAGGGTTTGACATTACGGAAGCTGAAAACGGGGTCGAAGCCGTTGCGTTATGTAAACTTATTGACTTTGACTTTATTACGTTGGATATTACCATGCCGGATATGGACGGGATCGCCGCGCTCGAGGAGATTAGACACGTAAACTCGAGGGCTTACATCGTCATGATGTCCGCGATGGGGCAGCAATTTTTCATCAAGAAGGCTTTGACTTGCGGGGCGAACGACTTTTTGATCAAACCTTTCACGAAGGAAACTCTTCGGTCCTACGTGCGGAAGGTACAATTTCCATAA
- a CDS encoding DinB family protein, translating to MYRTIQEFLTDWSREERFTLQVLETLTDDSLSQAVSDKQPRTLGDLGWHLAGSIGAFLGASGVTLEGPDYRQPTPTRAADIAEAYRQLSASAAKALKEQWSDEKLAEKLQLFGFIDTTYAGVLTTLVRHQIHHRGQMTILMRQAGLVAPGIYGPNEEETAAIQASRG from the coding sequence ATGTATCGAACGATTCAAGAGTTTTTGACGGACTGGAGCCGGGAAGAGAGATTCACGCTGCAAGTGTTGGAGACGTTGACGGACGATTCGCTCTCGCAGGCGGTATCGGACAAGCAGCCGAGAACGCTGGGCGACCTGGGCTGGCATCTGGCCGGCTCGATCGGCGCGTTCCTGGGCGCGAGCGGAGTTACGCTCGAAGGACCGGATTATCGGCAGCCGACGCCGACTCGAGCCGCCGACATCGCGGAGGCGTATCGTCAGTTAAGCGCGTCCGCCGCGAAGGCGCTGAAGGAGCAGTGGAGCGATGAGAAGCTTGCGGAGAAGCTGCAGTTATTCGGCTTCATCGACACGACGTACGCCGGCGTGTTGACGACGCTCGTCCGCCACCAAATTCACCACCGCGGCCAAATGACGATTCTCATGCGGCAAGCCGGTCTCGTCGCTCCCGGCATTTACGGCCCGAACGAGGAAGAGACCGCGGCGATCCAAGCTTCGCGCGGATAA
- a CDS encoding ABC transporter permease, whose translation MKAYWQLTRAQLKLFSRNRQVLFFSLFFPILLMLALGSFLGNGNQVNLAGAVVDRDRTDASSGTIERLLAAKPLGLAAAEAEGEALERLRNGDLQLVVVVPEGYGAAVASGQPAEIEVYYDEQNMAASELAVQYVSSVVDGISKEMTGYVPAVRAAPKPVESLDLRYIDFLVPGIIAMMIMSSNLNGVAGQISSWRERGVLRRMQSTTLKAGTFLAGQITARLLLNGMQAVIVLLVAFLAFGTQMKGSWALALFYIVIGTLVFMSIGFIIAGLAKTPESAGPIAGLISFPLMFLGNVFFPVRNMPEWLQPIVASLPITHLSDAIRGVMNAGAGIAELWVPTAVLCAWLVGAFLVASRTFKWE comes from the coding sequence ATGAAAGCGTATTGGCAGTTGACGCGAGCTCAGCTGAAGCTGTTTTCCCGCAACCGGCAGGTGTTGTTTTTCTCGCTCTTTTTCCCGATTTTGCTCATGCTCGCGCTCGGCTCGTTTCTCGGGAACGGCAATCAAGTGAATCTTGCGGGCGCCGTCGTCGACCGCGACCGAACGGATGCGTCGTCCGGAACGATCGAACGGCTGCTCGCGGCGAAACCGCTCGGGCTGGCGGCGGCCGAAGCGGAAGGGGAAGCGTTGGAACGGCTTCGGAACGGCGACCTGCAGCTCGTCGTCGTCGTGCCCGAGGGGTACGGCGCGGCGGTCGCGAGCGGGCAGCCGGCCGAAATTGAAGTGTATTACGATGAACAAAACATGGCGGCGTCGGAGCTCGCCGTGCAGTATGTCTCCTCCGTCGTCGACGGCATCAGCAAGGAGATGACGGGGTACGTTCCGGCAGTGCGGGCGGCGCCGAAGCCGGTGGAATCGCTCGATTTGCGGTATATCGACTTTCTCGTTCCCGGCATAATCGCGATGATGATCATGTCCAGCAACTTGAACGGCGTCGCAGGGCAAATTTCGTCTTGGCGCGAGCGCGGCGTGCTTCGCCGCATGCAGAGCACGACGCTGAAGGCGGGCACGTTCCTCGCGGGGCAAATTACGGCGCGGCTTCTGCTGAACGGCATGCAAGCGGTCATCGTGCTGCTCGTCGCCTTCCTCGCGTTCGGCACGCAGATGAAAGGCTCGTGGGCGCTTGCCTTGTTCTATATCGTGATCGGAACGCTCGTGTTTATGTCGATCGGGTTTATTATCGCGGGGCTCGCCAAAACGCCGGAAAGCGCCGGACCGATTGCCGGTCTGATCTCGTTCCCGCTTATGTTTCTCGGCAATGTCTTCTTCCCGGTGCGCAACATGCCGGAATGGCTTCAGCCGATCGTCGCGTCGCTCCCGATTACGCATCTGTCCGACGCGATTCGCGGGGTCATGAACGCGGGGGCGGGAATCGCCGAGCTGTGGGTCCCGACGGCGGTGCTCTGCGCTTGGCTCGTCGGCGCGTTCCTCGTCGCGAGCCGCACGTTCAAATGGGAATGA
- a CDS encoding ABC transporter ATP-binding protein, giving the protein METGRQSINTDEPNERHDTIIEADRLVKRYGEFTAVNGVSFRVRRGEVFGLLGPNGAGKTTTMEMIEGLRRPDGGRAIVAGFDTLKELDRVKAVIGVQLQSTSLFDLLTVREITEMYASFYRKSVPVLPLLDSVALTEKLNGRVKHLSGGQKQRLAIALALVNDPLVVFLDEPTTGLDPQARRTLWDIILRLKERGKTIVLSTHYMDEAHVLCDRICLMDQGKVIALDTPDSLVRSLSADKTIEFRVPGFETLPPDRQEPLRAFMRSVRFVKQVDERKDGFALYTDDLQGSLTDFVLQADEHGLRLTDLSTRQATLEDVFIQMTGRSLRES; this is encoded by the coding sequence ATGGAAACCGGCCGGCAATCTATAAATACCGACGAACCGAACGAAAGGCATGATACGATCATCGAAGCGGATCGGCTGGTGAAAAGGTACGGCGAATTCACGGCGGTAAACGGCGTCAGCTTTCGCGTGCGGCGCGGGGAAGTGTTCGGCTTGCTCGGCCCGAACGGCGCCGGCAAAACGACGACGATGGAGATGATCGAAGGGCTCCGGCGTCCAGACGGCGGCCGGGCGATCGTCGCCGGTTTCGATACCCTGAAGGAACTGGACCGAGTGAAAGCGGTCATCGGGGTGCAGCTGCAATCGACGTCGCTGTTCGACCTGCTGACCGTCCGAGAAATTACGGAAATGTACGCGTCTTTTTACCGCAAATCGGTACCGGTGCTGCCGCTGCTCGACAGTGTCGCGTTGACCGAAAAGCTGAACGGCCGCGTCAAGCATTTGTCGGGCGGCCAAAAGCAGCGGCTCGCGATCGCGCTGGCGCTCGTGAACGATCCGCTCGTCGTGTTTTTGGACGAGCCGACGACCGGACTCGACCCGCAGGCGCGGCGGACGCTGTGGGACATCATTTTGCGGCTCAAGGAACGAGGGAAAACGATCGTGCTGTCGACGCATTACATGGACGAAGCTCATGTGCTGTGCGACCGGATTTGCCTGATGGATCAAGGGAAGGTGATCGCGCTCGACACGCCGGATTCCCTCGTCCGCAGCTTGTCCGCCGACAAAACGATCGAGTTCCGCGTCCCCGGATTCGAAACGCTGCCGCCGGACCGGCAGGAGCCGCTCCGCGCGTTCATGCGCTCGGTGCGATTCGTGAAGCAGGTGGACGAACGGAAGGACGGCTTCGCGCTGTATACCGACGATTTGCAAGGGTCGCTGACCGATTTCGTCCTGCAAGCGGACGAGCACGGGCTCCGCTTGACGGACCTCAGCACCCGGCAGGCGACGCTGGAAGACGTGTTTATCCAAATGACCGGAAGGAGCTTGCGAGAGTCATGA
- the hxlB gene encoding 6-phospho-3-hexuloisomerase, with product MNAMNTILEEIQSVIDRVDEESVDRFARALIGGQRIFVVGEGRSGFMAKSFAMRLMHLGAVVYVVGETITPALAKGDAMVAVSGSGRTAAVLTASAKARELGGTVAAVTTDDASSLAQLADIVLHVPAATKYRREGERRSVQPLGSLFDQCAHLLLDAVCLRYAALTGADHASAFGKHSNLEQ from the coding sequence ATGAATGCAATGAATACGATTTTGGAAGAAATTCAATCGGTGATCGACCGCGTCGACGAGGAGTCCGTCGATCGGTTTGCGCGGGCTTTGATCGGCGGGCAGCGCATTTTCGTCGTCGGGGAAGGGCGGTCCGGCTTTATGGCGAAAAGCTTCGCGATGCGCTTGATGCATCTCGGCGCCGTCGTGTACGTCGTCGGCGAGACGATTACCCCGGCGCTGGCGAAGGGGGATGCGATGGTCGCGGTGTCCGGTTCGGGGAGGACGGCGGCCGTCTTGACGGCAAGCGCCAAGGCGCGAGAGTTGGGCGGCACCGTCGCGGCGGTGACGACCGACGATGCGTCCAGCCTGGCGCAGCTCGCCGACATCGTGCTGCACGTGCCCGCGGCGACGAAGTACCGGCGCGAAGGAGAGCGGCGCAGCGTGCAGCCGCTCGGCTCGCTGTTCGACCAATGCGCGCACCTGCTGCTCGACGCCGTGTGCCTGCGTTACGCGGCGCTGACCGGCGCGGACCACGCGTCGGCGTTCGGCAAACATAGCAACTTGGAGCAATAA
- a CDS encoding orotidine 5'-phosphate decarboxylase / HUMPS family protein: MNIQLALDRLAIERAIAIARQAAPYVQRIEVGTSLIKQFGMDGVRSVRRAFPDHVIVADLKTFDNAAYEFDMCFDAGADEATVMGAAPPVTVEAFLNAAARRGKQAIIDLLHTSEEEGERLAAYRDAVFCVHVSKDEQESAGGSAQTAAGERSPLLRLKRQGLRTAVAGGITLEALRRLGPLRPDIAIVGSAIAQADDPAAAARAFQAMATLCANEG; the protein is encoded by the coding sequence TTGAACATTCAATTGGCGTTGGACCGGCTCGCGATTGAGCGCGCGATCGCGATCGCGCGTCAGGCGGCGCCGTACGTGCAGCGGATCGAGGTCGGGACGTCGCTGATCAAGCAATTCGGCATGGACGGCGTTCGATCCGTTCGCCGCGCGTTCCCCGACCACGTCATCGTCGCGGATTTGAAGACGTTCGATAATGCAGCGTATGAATTCGACATGTGCTTCGACGCCGGGGCCGACGAGGCGACGGTGATGGGGGCAGCGCCTCCAGTCACCGTCGAAGCGTTCCTGAACGCCGCTGCGAGGCGCGGGAAGCAGGCGATCATCGACCTGTTGCACACGTCGGAGGAAGAAGGGGAGCGCCTCGCCGCATACCGGGATGCCGTATTTTGCGTACACGTCAGCAAAGACGAGCAGGAATCGGCCGGCGGAAGCGCGCAGACGGCCGCGGGCGAGCGGTCCCCGCTGCTTCGGCTCAAGCGGCAAGGGCTGCGGACGGCCGTTGCCGGCGGCATCACATTGGAGGCGCTGCGGCGGCTAGGCCCGCTGCGGCCGGACATCGCGATCGTCGGATCGGCGATTGCGCAGGCGGACGATCCGGCGGCAGCGGCGCGCGCGTTTCAAGCGATGGCGACATTATGTGCGAACGAGGGATAA
- a CDS encoding MFS transporter, which translates to MNANETAALSRARWIRLIPVVFITYSLAYLDRANYGFGAAAGMAEDLGITATVSSLLGALFFLGYFFFQIPGAHYAEKKSAKRLVFWCLILWGACATATGLVTNVYWLFAIRFLLGVVESAVMPAMLVFLSHWFTKRERSRANTFLILGNPITVLWMSVVSGYLVEAFNWRWMFIIEGLPAVIWAFFWWKLVDDRPSDAKWLSRQEQLAIEAALEKEQAGMRQVRNYREAFRSRSVILLSLQYFCWSIGVYGFVLWLPSIIKEASQVGIVEAGWLSSVPYVLASIGMLLVSFFSDKRLNRKAYVWPFLLVGALAFYGSFELGTSNFWLSFALLVVAGGAMYAPYGPFFAWIPELLPRNVAGGAMALINSMGALGSFVGSYFVGFLNAVTGGPGASYMFMAGSLALSAALTIAVKPRQTYNPVDAIPNAGGTKLEHSIGVGPARD; encoded by the coding sequence ATGAACGCGAACGAAACGGCCGCTTTGTCGCGGGCGCGTTGGATTCGATTGATTCCGGTTGTTTTTATAACGTACAGCTTAGCGTATTTGGACCGCGCCAATTACGGCTTCGGCGCGGCCGCCGGCATGGCGGAGGATTTGGGGATCACGGCGACGGTTTCGTCTTTGCTCGGCGCGTTATTTTTCCTAGGGTATTTCTTTTTCCAAATCCCCGGGGCGCATTACGCCGAGAAGAAAAGCGCCAAACGTCTCGTCTTCTGGTGCCTGATTTTGTGGGGAGCTTGCGCGACGGCGACGGGCTTAGTGACGAACGTGTACTGGCTTTTCGCGATCCGTTTTTTGCTCGGCGTCGTCGAGAGCGCCGTCATGCCGGCGATGCTCGTGTTCCTGAGCCACTGGTTCACGAAACGGGAACGCTCGAGAGCCAATACTTTCCTTATATTAGGCAACCCGATCACGGTGCTGTGGATGTCGGTCGTTTCCGGGTATTTGGTGGAAGCGTTTAATTGGCGGTGGATGTTCATCATCGAAGGTTTGCCGGCGGTCATCTGGGCGTTCTTTTGGTGGAAGCTGGTGGACGACCGGCCGTCCGATGCGAAGTGGCTGAGCCGGCAGGAGCAGCTCGCGATCGAAGCGGCGCTGGAGAAAGAGCAAGCGGGCATGCGCCAAGTAAGAAACTACCGCGAGGCGTTCCGCTCCCGCAGCGTCATTTTACTGTCGCTCCAATATTTTTGCTGGAGCATCGGCGTATACGGGTTCGTGCTGTGGCTGCCGTCCATCATCAAGGAGGCTTCACAGGTCGGGATCGTCGAGGCGGGCTGGTTGTCTTCCGTTCCGTACGTTTTGGCGTCGATCGGCATGCTGCTGGTGTCGTTCTTTTCCGACAAACGGTTGAACCGAAAAGCGTATGTTTGGCCGTTCCTGCTCGTCGGCGCGCTAGCGTTCTATGGTTCATTCGAGCTCGGGACTTCGAACTTCTGGCTGTCTTTCGCGCTGCTCGTCGTCGCGGGCGGGGCGATGTACGCTCCATACGGCCCATTCTTCGCATGGATTCCGGAATTGCTGCCGCGGAACGTGGCGGGCGGGGCCATGGCATTGATCAACAGCATGGGGGCGTTAGGCTCCTTCGTAGGATCATACTTCGTCGGGTTTTTGAATGCGGTTACAGGCGGACCGGGGGCTTCGTACATGTTCATGGCCGGTTCGCTGGCGCTGTCCGCCGCGCTGACGATCGCGGTGAAACCGCGCCAGACATACAATCCAGTAGACGCTATACCGAATGCGGGAGGGACGAAGCTTGAACATTCAATTGGCGTTGGACCGGCTCGCGATTGA
- a CDS encoding sugar kinase produces MAWDVVTFGEAMGMFIAEDVGELHKVSRFTMALAGAETNVAVGLSRLGYSVGWVSRVGDDAFGRYIVESLRGEGVDISRVRVDPRRPTGFQLKSKTLSGDPEVQYFRKGSAASAMQAGELEEEYFAEARHLHMTGIPPALSKESRAFAEKALTRMKSANRTVSFDPNLRPTLWDSREEMISVVNGFACQADVVLPGVGEGFVLTGYREPRDIAAFYLERGAKLVVVKLGADGAYYRTADEEAVVPGYSVANVVDTVGAGDGFAVGVISGMLDGLPLRETVRRANAIGALAVTAPGDQDGLPTRAQLESFIFEHGVN; encoded by the coding sequence TTGGCATGGGATGTCGTCACGTTCGGGGAAGCGATGGGGATGTTCATCGCGGAGGACGTCGGGGAGCTGCATAAGGTCTCCCGCTTTACGATGGCGCTCGCGGGAGCGGAGACGAACGTCGCCGTCGGGTTGTCCCGGCTCGGGTACAGCGTCGGTTGGGTCAGCCGCGTCGGGGACGACGCTTTCGGACGGTATATTGTCGAATCGCTGCGGGGCGAAGGGGTCGACATTAGCCGCGTGCGCGTCGACCCGCGGAGACCGACCGGGTTTCAGCTGAAATCGAAGACGCTTTCGGGCGATCCGGAGGTGCAATATTTTCGCAAAGGCTCGGCCGCGAGCGCCATGCAGGCGGGGGAGCTCGAGGAGGAGTATTTCGCAGAGGCGCGGCATTTGCACATGACGGGCATTCCGCCGGCGTTGTCGAAAGAGTCGCGCGCCTTTGCCGAGAAGGCGTTGACGCGCATGAAATCGGCGAATCGAACCGTGTCGTTCGATCCGAACTTGCGGCCGACGTTATGGGACAGCCGGGAGGAAATGATATCCGTCGTGAACGGATTCGCGTGTCAAGCCGACGTCGTGCTGCCCGGCGTCGGGGAAGGGTTCGTCTTGACCGGGTATCGCGAGCCTCGGGATATCGCCGCGTTTTATTTGGAGCGCGGAGCGAAGCTGGTCGTCGTGAAGCTGGGAGCGGACGGGGCGTATTATCGGACGGCGGACGAGGAGGCGGTCGTGCCCGGGTATTCCGTCGCGAACGTCGTCGATACCGTCGGCGCCGGAGACGGCTTCGCCGTCGGGGTGATCAGCGGCATGCTGGATGGACTGCCGCTGCGGGAAACCGTTCGCAGAGCCAACGCGATCGGCGCGCTGGCGGTGACGGCGCCGGGGGATCAGGACGGACTGCCGACCCGCGCTCAATTGGAATCGTTTATCTTCGAACATGGGGTGAACTGA
- a CDS encoding sugar phosphate isomerase/epimerase family protein: protein MAPIFVAASAFGADTVSARGQDAFITILKDAQADGIEIRRELIGEPEPALARLRDAVARSGLQAVYSVPAEMWRADGTWNEREMETAYDEAERVGAFLLKVSLGRFDPARSDVEALGRLIASGPIVVTVENDQTERGGTIEMLSRFFRACRERNVPVKMTFDIGNWHWTGEEPAIAAARLSEHVAYIHCKHAEQRGDAWTALALPNDAKASWREVLSALPQHVPLAIEYPIQGDDLRESARREIERLRLLAYSESKEA, encoded by the coding sequence ATGGCGCCGATTTTCGTCGCCGCTTCCGCGTTCGGAGCGGACACGGTGTCTGCGCGCGGACAGGATGCATTCATTACGATTTTGAAAGACGCTCAAGCCGACGGGATCGAAATCAGGAGGGAGCTTATCGGGGAGCCGGAGCCGGCGCTGGCACGGCTGCGAGACGCCGTCGCGCGCAGCGGGCTGCAAGCCGTTTATTCGGTTCCTGCGGAGATGTGGAGAGCGGACGGAACGTGGAACGAGCGCGAAATGGAAACCGCTTACGACGAGGCGGAGCGGGTCGGGGCGTTCCTGCTGAAAGTATCACTCGGCCGTTTCGATCCCGCGCGTTCGGATGTGGAGGCGCTGGGACGGCTGATCGCGAGCGGCCCAATCGTCGTTACGGTCGAGAACGATCAAACCGAACGCGGAGGGACGATCGAAATGCTGAGCCGTTTCTTCCGCGCCTGCCGGGAGCGGAACGTTCCGGTGAAGATGACCTTCGACATCGGCAATTGGCATTGGACGGGAGAGGAGCCGGCGATAGCGGCGGCACGGCTTTCGGAGCATGTCGCTTATATCCACTGTAAACATGCGGAACAGCGGGGCGACGCTTGGACGGCGCTTGCGCTGCCGAACGACGCGAAGGCAAGCTGGAGGGAAGTGCTTTCGGCGCTGCCGCAGCACGTTCCCTTGGCGATCGAATACCCGATTCAAGGGGACGATTTGCGGGAGTCGGCGAGACGGGAAATCGAAAGGCTTCGACTACTCGCATATTCAGAAAGCAAGGAGGCGTAA
- a CDS encoding LacI family DNA-binding transcriptional regulator: protein MPRVKMEDIAKMAGVSKSTVSQYLNKRYEFMSAETKDRIEKVIRETGYQPNTLARGLKVKRTQTIGVIVANILHYYSTAVCRGIEDYCNQHGYNVIICNADDDPGKERGYIEMLLAKQADGIICVTTGENNELLGDLVRRSYPLVLVDRKAEGIETDGVYSNNEQGAFDAVEHLIRQGHRRIALLSPEIHRVSTRRERYAGYAKAHRTHGIPLNDTYVRFVDEFSGLKALLQELLRLPEPPTALFCSNDLSTVETLRALKETGIKVPERIAIVGFDDSPWTDLLEPPLTRVVQRTFEIGARSAERLLLKIEQPDAVEPTVQIMDCELKIGGTCRFGE, encoded by the coding sequence ATGCCAAGGGTGAAAATGGAAGACATCGCTAAGATGGCGGGCGTATCCAAAAGCACGGTTTCGCAATATCTCAACAAGCGGTACGAATTCATGAGCGCCGAGACGAAGGACCGAATCGAAAAAGTGATCCGGGAAACGGGCTATCAGCCGAACACGCTCGCTCGGGGCTTGAAGGTGAAGCGAACGCAGACGATCGGCGTCATCGTCGCCAACATACTGCATTATTATTCAACGGCTGTGTGCCGGGGAATCGAGGATTACTGCAATCAACACGGTTACAATGTCATCATCTGCAATGCGGACGACGACCCCGGGAAAGAGCGCGGGTATATTGAAATGCTGCTGGCCAAACAAGCGGACGGCATTATTTGCGTGACGACGGGGGAGAACAACGAGCTGCTGGGCGATTTGGTCAGGCGCAGCTATCCGCTCGTGCTGGTCGACCGGAAAGCGGAAGGAATCGAAACAGACGGTGTCTACTCGAATAACGAACAAGGCGCGTTCGATGCGGTCGAGCATTTGATTCGGCAAGGCCACCGCCGCATCGCGCTGCTGTCGCCGGAAATCCATCGCGTGTCTACGCGGAGGGAACGTTACGCGGGATATGCGAAAGCGCATCGAACGCACGGGATTCCGTTGAACGATACATACGTCAGGTTCGTCGACGAATTTTCCGGGTTGAAAGCGCTGCTTCAGGAGCTGCTACGTTTGCCGGAGCCTCCGACGGCGCTGTTTTGTTCCAACGACTTAAGCACGGTGGAGACGCTGCGCGCGTTGAAGGAGACGGGCATCAAGGTGCCGGAACGCATCGCGATCGTCGGGTTCGACGATTCCCCCTGGACCGATTTGCTGGAGCCGCCGCTCACTCGAGTCGTTCAACGGACGTTCGAGATCGGCGCGCGCAGCGCCGAAAGACTGCTTCTAAAAATCGAGCAGCCCGACGCAGTCGAACCGACCGTGCAGATCATGGATTGCGAATTGAAAATCGGAGGAACTTGCCGATTCGGCGAGTAA
- a CDS encoding stalk domain-containing protein, whose product MKPYAGKIVVSGIVASILLPLLLYLEFQHGFYQTFRFEQQAERYLAAAYDEEMTIAAVRYAWDNIEPLVATAHPTSDPSLRFYLFPAKDRDSGVADDYAPTLWKKQATKEVETLLQPVQQEYASNASVEFSCCKVGEYDFASIRGQIPHYGTTGIPFDLVVDLKRPMAEADLNAMYRAVAALRESASLVLDNLAFRFTSPKTGSIVSFQIPGDGLHAIASPGDVESYNATRLPAQDIAKRIGASLQWNEETNEADFIRDGTTLTVRSWGNEAMLNGTPIHDPVGAYIGDAMELMVPLRLIERTFKEKIALW is encoded by the coding sequence ATGAAACCATATGCCGGAAAAATCGTCGTGTCGGGCATCGTTGCATCGATCCTGTTGCCCCTCTTGCTCTACCTTGAATTCCAGCATGGCTTTTACCAAACATTCCGATTCGAACAACAGGCCGAACGGTACTTGGCGGCCGCCTATGACGAGGAAATGACGATCGCGGCCGTTCGATATGCATGGGACAACATCGAACCGCTCGTTGCCACGGCGCATCCAACATCCGATCCTTCGCTTCGTTTCTACCTGTTTCCTGCCAAGGATCGCGATTCGGGGGTTGCAGACGACTATGCGCCAACGTTATGGAAGAAGCAGGCAACGAAGGAAGTAGAGACGCTTCTGCAGCCGGTTCAACAGGAATACGCAAGCAATGCGTCCGTCGAGTTTTCCTGTTGTAAGGTGGGTGAATATGATTTCGCTTCGATACGGGGACAGATTCCTCATTACGGGACTACGGGAATTCCCTTCGATCTGGTTGTTGACTTGAAGCGGCCGATGGCAGAGGCGGATCTGAATGCCATGTATCGTGCTGTCGCGGCGCTGCGAGAATCGGCCTCTCTCGTTCTGGACAATCTCGCGTTCCGCTTTACGAGTCCGAAGACCGGTTCCATCGTCAGTTTTCAGATTCCAGGCGACGGGTTGCACGCCATCGCATCTCCGGGAGATGTGGAGAGCTACAACGCAACGAGATTGCCCGCACAGGACATCGCCAAGCGAATCGGAGCCTCTCTTCAGTGGAACGAAGAGACGAACGAGGCCGACTTTATCCGGGATGGTACGACCTTGACCGTCCGCAGCTGGGGGAATGAAGCGATGCTGAACGGAACACCCATTCACGATCCTGTAGGCGCTTATATCGGAGATGCAATGGAGCTGATGGTCCCGTTAAGACTAATCGAACGAACGTTCAAGGAGAAGATCGCGCTATGGTAA
- a CDS encoding CDGSH iron-sulfur domain-containing protein — MAEEIKVTIKVNDNGSLRVTGPVVLVDAEGNPFEHKEAFSLCRCGASNNKPFCDGTHKSAGFESAPRAKKE; from the coding sequence ATGGCAGAGGAAATCAAAGTAACGATCAAGGTAAACGACAACGGTTCTCTCCGCGTGACCGGACCGGTAGTGCTCGTGGATGCGGAAGGCAATCCGTTCGAGCACAAAGAAGCGTTCTCGCTGTGCCGATGCGGCGCATCGAACAATAAGCCGTTCTGCGACGGCACGCACAAATCGGCCGGCTTCGAAAGCGCGCCGAGAGCGAAAAAGGAATAG
- a CDS encoding inorganic phosphate transporter, translated as MESLIIIAIVVVLALSFDFINGFHDTANAIATSVSTRALSPRTAILLAASLNFIGALTFTGVAKSIGGKVADPATLDHGMQIIIAALIAAIIWNLVTWWYGIPSSSSHALIGSMAGAVVSSAGFAGINASGFTSIIKGLILSPIIAFVVGFIVMKIIYFLFARANPRRVNRGFRSLQILTAAFQSFTHGTNDAQKAMGVITFALVAGGLQTDLEVPLWVKISAATAMGLGTSVGGWKIIKTMSSKIFKIEPANGFAADLTSSSVILTATVTGFPVSTTHVVTSGILGVGASKRFRDVKWDVAGKIVMTWFITIPISALIAGITFQIIKFLFL; from the coding sequence ATGGAATCGCTCATTATTATCGCCATCGTCGTCGTGCTTGCATTGTCTTTCGATTTTATTAACGGGTTCCACGACACGGCGAACGCCATCGCCACGTCGGTATCGACGAGGGCGCTGAGCCCGCGGACCGCGATTCTGCTCGCGGCCAGCTTGAATTTCATCGGCGCGCTCACGTTCACGGGCGTCGCCAAGTCAATCGGCGGCAAAGTCGCCGACCCGGCGACGCTCGATCACGGGATGCAGATCATTATTGCGGCCTTGATCGCCGCGATCATTTGGAACTTGGTGACTTGGTGGTACGGCATCCCGTCGTCGTCGTCCCACGCGCTGATCGGTTCGATGGCCGGCGCGGTCGTCAGCTCGGCCGGCTTCGCGGGCATTAACGCGTCCGGTTTCACCAGCATCATTAAGGGGCTTATCTTATCCCCGATTATCGCGTTCGTCGTCGGCTTCATCGTCATGAAGATCATTTACTTCCTGTTCGCGCGCGCCAACCCGCGCCGGGTGAACCGCGGTTTCCGCTCGCTGCAAATTTTGACGGCGGCGTTCCAAAGCTTCACGCACGGCACGAACGACGCGCAGAAAGCGATGGGCGTCATTACGTTCGCTCTGGTCGCAGGCGGCCTGCAGACCGACCTCGAAGTTCCGCTGTGGGTGAAGATTTCCGCGGCGACGGCGATGGGTCTCGGTACGTCGGTCGGCGGCTGGAAAATCATTAAGACGATGAGTTCGAAAATTTTCAAAATCGAGCCGGCGAACGGCTTCGCAGCCGACTTGACGTCCTCTTCGGTCATCTTGACCGCGACGGTGACCGGCTTCCCGGTCAGCACGACGCACGTCGTCACGTCCGGCATTCTCGGCGTCGGCGCCTCGAAACGGTTCCGCGACGTCAAGTGGGACGTCGCCGGCAAAATCGTAATGACTTGGTTCATTACGATTCCGATCTCGGCGTTGATCGCGGGAATTACGTTCCAAATCATTAAATTTTTGTTTTTGTAA